One window of the bacterium genome contains the following:
- a CDS encoding branched-chain amino acid ABC transporter permease: protein MLLQQIISGLANGFVYALLALGFAAVYRSMGLINFAQGDLFMAGAFVGLLLSSILSLSFFPLLLLTCLLCFCLGVVYEKLTLSPLRSSAPDINLMIRTIGLSVALQGVALSIWGTEEYRFPQLIPINTFVFKGVTVQIHLFYVGGAAVTLMALFGIFLKYTHLGLSMRAASQDSLGAQIVGVNVDTVRAFAFGTSSALGAASAVLISPIWYVTYNMGVMMGLKGFTAAVLGSFGDFKGAVIGGLFLGIVENLGAAYISSSWKDGIVFGLLVLVLALRPQGIFGRARKVRI from the coding sequence ATGTTGCTTCAACAGATTATCAGTGGGCTTGCTAACGGTTTCGTCTATGCATTGCTTGCACTTGGTTTTGCTGCTGTTTATCGATCGATGGGGCTGATTAATTTTGCGCAGGGAGATCTTTTTATGGCTGGGGCCTTCGTTGGGCTCTTGTTGTCCAGCATCTTGTCCCTGAGTTTTTTCCCACTGTTGTTATTGACTTGCTTGCTTTGCTTTTGTCTCGGTGTCGTTTATGAGAAGCTGACATTGTCCCCGCTACGTTCTTCTGCTCCAGATATCAATCTGATGATCCGGACTATTGGGCTTTCTGTTGCGCTTCAGGGCGTGGCATTGTCAATTTGGGGGACTGAGGAATATCGTTTTCCTCAGCTTATCCCCATAAACACGTTTGTATTTAAAGGAGTGACTGTTCAGATTCACTTGTTTTATGTTGGTGGTGCCGCCGTAACTTTGATGGCGCTTTTTGGCATTTTCCTCAAATATACGCATTTGGGATTGAGTATGAGGGCTGCTTCCCAGGATTCTTTGGGTGCCCAGATTGTTGGAGTAAACGTGGATACCGTCAGAGCTTTTGCATTCGGAACAAGCTCTGCACTGGGCGCGGCTTCTGCTGTGTTGATTTCACCAATATGGTATGTGACTTATAACATGGGTGTAATGATGGGTTTGAAGGGCTTTACAGCCGCCGTTCTTGGGAGCTTTGGGGACTTTAAAGGTGCAGTTATCGGTGGCCTTTTTTTGGGAATTGTGGAGAATCTGGGCGCAGCCTACATCTCCTCCTCTTGGAAAGACGGCATTGTTTTTGGCCTATTGGTGCTGGTTTTGGCGCTGAGGCCTCAGGGGATCTTTGGTAGGGCCCGGAAAGTCAGAATATGA
- a CDS encoding ABC transporter substrate-binding protein gives MYRDNLSGGFNMKSRRFTVQLLLPFLILFFFGCRENRQVEKAQNAPISIGMAAPLTGNGASFGLSQRDGVMLAIAEINQAGGINGRRVELIVEDTKTEPPVAVTAVNKLIYQYKVPVIIGSAASLDVPAYMDILEKVHVPQILPVAVLPKITEGNAKWTFRSAMNDKIAATKMAEFVGNTLRAEKVALLIEDSAFGNTGLIFAERLRELGLPPVTVEKFKRGDLDMSAQLIKIRNLNATHIQFWGYYADFAQVARQMKDLNKHVVLMGNQAPVTDKTIELGGLAVEGAINICLFVPTSRDPRVQAFAQKFKAKTGKLPDTWAAQSYDGMYILAEVLKKAGTDSQKIRDSLAAVKDFKGITGTITFNTRGDAEFRGTSVVTVKNGRFVPFEENRQL, from the coding sequence GTGTATCGAGATAACTTATCTGGAGGGTTCAATATGAAGTCCCGTCGCTTCACAGTTCAGCTTTTGCTTCCCTTTCTCATCCTGTTTTTCTTTGGTTGTCGCGAGAACCGACAAGTCGAGAAAGCTCAAAATGCTCCTATCTCGATAGGCATGGCAGCACCTTTAACTGGAAATGGGGCCTCTTTTGGTCTGAGTCAAAGAGATGGAGTTATGCTCGCAATCGCTGAAATTAACCAGGCTGGAGGAATAAACGGAAGAAGAGTGGAGCTCATAGTGGAGGACACCAAAACTGAACCTCCAGTAGCAGTAACTGCAGTGAATAAGTTGATTTATCAGTACAAAGTTCCCGTGATCATTGGGTCGGCGGCTAGCTTGGATGTTCCCGCGTACATGGATATTCTTGAAAAAGTTCATGTCCCTCAGATATTACCGGTTGCAGTCCTCCCAAAGATCACCGAGGGCAATGCCAAATGGACCTTCCGAAGCGCGATGAATGACAAGATAGCGGCGACGAAAATGGCTGAGTTTGTGGGAAACACGCTTCGCGCCGAGAAAGTCGCCCTTCTGATTGAAGACAGCGCTTTTGGTAACACCGGGCTTATTTTTGCCGAACGGTTAAGAGAATTGGGATTGCCGCCGGTTACTGTAGAGAAATTTAAACGCGGTGATCTAGATATGAGTGCGCAACTGATCAAGATTCGGAATCTCAACGCAACGCATATTCAGTTTTGGGGATACTACGCAGATTTTGCTCAAGTTGCACGACAAATGAAAGACCTCAACAAACATGTCGTATTAATGGGAAATCAGGCGCCGGTGACGGACAAGACAATCGAACTCGGGGGTTTAGCAGTGGAGGGTGCAATCAATATTTGTCTCTTTGTACCCACATCACGTGACCCCAGAGTACAGGCTTTTGCACAAAAGTTTAAGGCAAAAACCGGCAAGCTGCCCGACACCTGGGCAGCCCAAAGTTATGATGGAATGTACATCCTTGCTGAGGTTCTGAAAAAAGCTGGAACTGACTCTCAGAAGATTCGAGATTCATTGGCTGCCGTCAAGGATTTCAAGGGAATTACAGGTACCATAACTTTCAACACACGGGGAGACGCCGAGTTCCGTGGGACTTCTGTGGTCACCGTAAAGAATGGTCGCTTCGTCCCTTTTGAAGAGAACCGTCAATTGTAG
- a CDS encoding TonB family protein produces the protein MRTLEVILAIMLFLVLLYVVSKPIPRIVNTSRPIPVAPPPAVQEPPRPAPDPPSAPELELVGNPAPPFGLPDLNGSYIRLSNLQGKVVVLNFWASWCPPCRMEIPHFVELRNRYSDRGLEILGVSVEGQDAQGTLQNFIAENNVNYSVLIASSAVLKEYGDIRAVPTTFLIDANGIVRKKLVGYQDLNTWEAEIKPMLPLAEQPEFTNDPPMIANNSYDQFHSSKSGGRLLRQEPAVQSRPMFDRDAQFVRGPRNRPVRHIRVEISPAIAIRRVSPVYPRHARIMGIEGRVVIRVEVLADGSVGVISFVRAVHPLLDQAAAEAVQRWEFQPAFDGQQPVDSFKIVGIDFHLKR, from the coding sequence ATGCGAACACTAGAAGTTATCCTTGCCATTATGCTGTTTCTCGTCCTGTTGTACGTGGTTTCGAAGCCCATACCTCGAATTGTGAACACTTCACGGCCAATCCCGGTTGCTCCGCCGCCGGCAGTTCAGGAGCCACCCCGGCCGGCGCCGGATCCACCATCGGCGCCCGAGCTTGAGCTCGTTGGAAATCCTGCTCCACCGTTTGGGCTTCCAGATCTGAATGGAAGCTACATTCGGTTGTCCAATCTTCAGGGGAAGGTTGTTGTATTGAACTTCTGGGCCTCCTGGTGTCCGCCATGCAGAATGGAGATTCCACATTTCGTTGAGCTTCGGAACAGATACAGTGACCGCGGACTCGAAATCCTTGGTGTGAGTGTTGAAGGCCAGGATGCTCAGGGGACACTGCAGAATTTCATCGCGGAAAACAACGTGAATTATTCGGTATTGATCGCAAGTTCGGCAGTGTTGAAAGAATACGGAGATATCAGGGCGGTTCCTACGACATTTTTAATCGATGCCAATGGGATTGTCCGAAAGAAGCTCGTCGGCTACCAGGACCTGAATACATGGGAAGCCGAAATCAAGCCGATGCTTCCGCTCGCGGAGCAACCCGAATTCACCAACGATCCACCGATGATCGCAAACAACAGCTACGATCAGTTCCATTCTTCAAAGTCAGGAGGCCGTCTGCTAAGACAGGAGCCGGCAGTTCAGTCCAGGCCGATGTTTGACCGTGATGCGCAATTCGTGCGCGGTCCGAGGAACCGTCCTGTGAGACACATTCGTGTCGAGATTTCCCCGGCCATTGCGATTCGAAGAGTATCTCCTGTTTATCCGAGACACGCGCGAATCATGGGAATCGAGGGCCGGGTCGTTATTCGAGTTGAAGTACTGGCAGACGGAAGTGTCGGTGTTATCAGCTTCGTGCGCGCTGTCCATCCACTACTTGATCAAGCCGCGGCAGAGGCTGTTCAGCGATGGGAATTCCAGCCGGCATTCGATGGGCAGCAACCTGTGGATTCTTTCAAGATCGTCGGAATCGATTTCCACTTGAAACGGTAA
- a CDS encoding asparagine synthase-related protein yields MNSDLDRFLYDGFKKQGGAFLCNLQGRYGAAYHDQEQGIVFLCRDWVGEVPLHYQLTDDSLVVANYISDIKSHLGPSLYRYDYVRAVPHSHALIVDAKEQYEFGKRIKKKWTVRERLLFYDFAKDVREWTSVHEDLGIEQIKQGIRESLERSVERRLASSASPRALLLSGGIDSLTIAYVASQLDPNMVVFTLSVDGGGDDVRRAKEISSHFGLEFRVVEVTAHDIAREYSDAVKSCELYHIPNTYCAVGMRLIGKALRRDGFKVAFCGEGVNEALGDYHDWVVKDPVTGQPLMLQRVDDVQLGQTPERIRYVWGQARPEGRYNLQLGSGLGKHGIGRMVKPLLELGIELECPYLDHNVMKWLVSIPKKTLDEMGGKPGLMAKVFAKEIENGRINAPFILESQKIRLQDASELGAGGISPVLLKEGYDQQRTIEIFNELFGARLNPQLDSERLSLCSA; encoded by the coding sequence TTGAATTCTGATCTCGACAGGTTCTTGTACGATGGTTTTAAAAAGCAGGGTGGAGCGTTCCTATGCAATCTTCAGGGCCGTTACGGTGCCGCTTACCACGATCAGGAGCAAGGAATTGTTTTCTTGTGCCGCGATTGGGTTGGTGAGGTACCGCTGCATTACCAATTAACGGATGATAGCCTTGTTGTTGCCAACTACATTTCTGATATCAAGTCACACCTTGGACCGTCTTTGTACAGATATGATTATGTGCGAGCCGTACCCCACTCGCATGCACTCATAGTTGATGCAAAGGAGCAATACGAATTCGGCAAACGAATAAAAAAGAAGTGGACGGTGCGGGAGCGTTTACTGTTTTATGATTTCGCAAAAGATGTCCGAGAATGGACTAGTGTACATGAAGACCTTGGCATCGAACAGATTAAGCAAGGGATCCGGGAGTCACTGGAGAGATCTGTTGAGCGTCGCTTGGCGTCATCAGCCAGCCCAAGGGCTTTATTGCTATCAGGCGGCATCGATAGTTTGACGATAGCGTATGTGGCAAGCCAGCTAGACCCGAACATGGTTGTTTTCACACTATCTGTTGACGGCGGCGGCGATGATGTTCGCCGGGCGAAGGAGATTTCAAGCCACTTTGGTTTGGAGTTTAGAGTTGTTGAAGTGACCGCGCATGACATTGCAAGAGAATATTCGGATGCGGTTAAGTCTTGCGAACTTTACCATATTCCAAACACGTACTGCGCTGTGGGAATGAGATTAATCGGCAAGGCGTTACGGCGTGATGGATTTAAAGTTGCGTTTTGTGGAGAAGGTGTCAATGAGGCATTAGGTGATTATCACGATTGGGTCGTTAAAGATCCGGTGACCGGCCAGCCTCTCATGTTACAACGCGTTGACGATGTCCAACTTGGACAAACACCTGAACGCATTCGGTATGTTTGGGGTCAAGCCCGCCCGGAGGGACGTTACAACTTGCAACTCGGGAGTGGGCTCGGTAAACACGGTATCGGGCGTATGGTCAAGCCATTGTTGGAATTGGGCATCGAATTAGAATGTCCATATCTTGATCATAATGTTATGAAGTGGTTGGTATCTATTCCCAAAAAAACTCTTGATGAAATGGGGGGCAAACCTGGTTTGATGGCGAAGGTTTTCGCCAAGGAGATCGAAAACGGCCGAATCAATGCTCCGTTTATTCTTGAGAGTCAGAAAATTCGTCTTCAAGACGCTAGCGAACTGGGTGCCGGTGGAATTTCGCCCGTTCTCTTGAAAGAAGGTTACGACCAACAGAGGACGATTGAGATTTTTAACGAACTTTTCGGAGCCCGGTTAAACCCACAGTTGGATTCGGAAAGGCTGTCCCTTTGTTCCGCATAG
- a CDS encoding DegT/DnrJ/EryC1/StrS family aminotransferase, translating into MQMCNDALERSRIIHLNGTGAVAELEAKLARHYGVKHALCVSSATTGLLAIAIALGLRDQEFITSPYTYGGTISSWLLFGNTPVFADIDSTTLTLDPHSVVRYITDKSRAILGVDIYGMPSDMIALRKIADEHRLCYISDAAQSFGARRASLPASKLAHAFVVSFTAGKSLFAGEGGAILTDSSDLYEKLIWCCQHPNRQKRELGLHRVNEFGINGRIHPLAAVIANSNFDRALRAIASRQRKANRIIKLMNESSLVQPVILNDNELEPSHECLTGCWRSSPACEDLENELAAEGIRVRISDAPVRLIYNQPAFRSQCSDSMICSVAERQMRIRFSVTSTSDER; encoded by the coding sequence ATGCAAATGTGTAATGACGCGCTCGAACGATCCCGAATCATTCATTTGAACGGGACAGGCGCAGTTGCTGAGCTCGAAGCGAAGCTTGCCCGCCACTATGGAGTGAAGCATGCACTTTGCGTCTCGAGCGCAACGACAGGGCTTCTGGCCATTGCGATTGCTCTAGGACTTCGCGATCAGGAATTCATTACGAGCCCATACACTTATGGCGGAACCATATCTTCATGGCTGTTGTTTGGAAACACACCGGTTTTTGCCGATATCGACAGCACAACTCTGACACTCGATCCCCATTCTGTAGTTCGGTATATTACGGATAAGAGCAGAGCAATACTCGGCGTCGACATATATGGAATGCCTTCCGATATGATTGCATTGCGCAAGATTGCCGATGAACACCGACTTTGCTATATCAGTGATGCGGCGCAAAGTTTTGGAGCACGCCGGGCGAGCCTTCCGGCAAGCAAACTTGCGCATGCTTTCGTTGTCTCTTTTACTGCAGGCAAGAGCTTGTTCGCCGGTGAAGGCGGCGCCATCTTAACTGATTCGAGCGATTTGTATGAAAAACTCATCTGGTGCTGCCAGCATCCCAATCGGCAAAAGAGAGAGCTGGGATTGCATCGCGTCAATGAATTTGGAATCAACGGACGCATTCATCCGCTCGCTGCAGTAATTGCCAACAGTAATTTCGATCGCGCGCTTCGGGCTATCGCTTCACGTCAACGAAAGGCAAATAGAATCATCAAGTTGATGAATGAATCGTCGTTGGTTCAGCCGGTGATACTGAATGACAACGAACTCGAGCCGTCTCACGAATGTTTGACTGGTTGCTGGAGGTCAAGTCCGGCGTGTGAAGATCTCGAAAACGAACTTGCTGCAGAAGGAATTCGGGTGCGCATTTCTGACGCGCCGGTTCGATTGATTTACAATCAGCCGGCATTTCGCTCGCAATGTTCGGACTCGATGATCTGTTCCGTTGCAGAGCGCCAAATGCGGATTCGATTTTCCGTTACTTCCACTTCAGATGAAAGATGA
- a CDS encoding branched-chain amino acid ABC transporter ATP-binding protein/permease has translation MNKNWKLKATARRLAPYAMTGLFFFGLVIAWFLPNPFVLRVIVLTAISAIALFGLNFVTGLTGQVSLCQAALCGAGAYFSGILGVRFGFPFWFSLPLACLLTGLLGFVLSVCTVKMRAYYLSLATIGFGEILANFYRTAESWTGGANGLSGIPAPVLGSWTFDNPKNYLLIAFTLMYLGFIAISRIVRSHVGITLVALRDNEIAAASIGVNTVRLKIFAFVIGAMYAGASGALYAHFDGFIGPESFSTVQSILYLCVSVVGGLGRPVGSIIGALILVIGQEYFRSYSQYQVLLFGILVIVIMIFAPRGIAGIFRGRRSRADEKETPVRPSKWSIADHSLISAPLRDTVLEARDLRMHFGGITALDDISFDVFRGEILCIIGPNGAGKTTLLNVIGGEIRPDSGTVLSRGRAGEIIRLVNLPIHSIARHGMTRTFQTSQLFPDLTVVENIIVGFNARSASGPSIIDAFFRPWESSRRERSYMRFAMRLARSMGLWKHRNTPANQLPFGLRRILEIARSLSSEPFILLLDEPSAGMNEIERKHLSEVLKTANASGLTIMLVAHDLKLVQDLADRVIVLNQGKMIFSGPSDEFRNDAKVVAAYLGNLEMSHVRN, from the coding sequence ATGAATAAAAACTGGAAGCTAAAAGCTACGGCCAGACGCCTAGCTCCATATGCAATGACTGGTTTATTTTTTTTCGGACTGGTGATCGCGTGGTTCCTTCCCAACCCATTTGTCCTACGGGTCATAGTACTTACCGCCATTAGCGCGATCGCTTTGTTCGGTCTGAACTTCGTTACAGGTCTAACTGGTCAGGTGTCTCTTTGTCAGGCAGCTCTATGCGGGGCAGGCGCCTATTTTTCGGGGATTCTAGGCGTCAGATTCGGTTTTCCTTTTTGGTTCTCTTTACCTTTGGCGTGTCTCCTGACCGGTCTGTTGGGTTTCGTCTTAAGCGTTTGCACGGTAAAAATGCGTGCATACTATCTCTCTCTGGCTACAATCGGTTTTGGAGAAATACTTGCGAACTTCTATCGAACCGCTGAAAGCTGGACTGGCGGCGCGAACGGACTCTCAGGGATTCCTGCACCGGTGCTAGGCTCCTGGACGTTTGACAATCCAAAGAACTACCTGCTCATTGCATTCACTTTGATGTATTTGGGATTCATTGCAATCTCCCGAATTGTCCGTTCTCACGTTGGAATAACCTTGGTTGCTTTACGCGACAATGAGATTGCCGCTGCGTCGATAGGAGTCAACACAGTTCGATTAAAGATATTCGCTTTCGTCATTGGTGCCATGTACGCTGGTGCAAGCGGTGCTCTTTATGCACACTTCGATGGTTTCATAGGCCCGGAATCCTTCTCAACCGTCCAATCGATCCTCTATCTTTGTGTTTCAGTCGTTGGAGGATTGGGACGCCCTGTTGGATCAATCATTGGGGCTCTTATTCTTGTCATTGGTCAAGAGTATTTTCGAAGCTATTCGCAGTATCAGGTTTTACTGTTCGGTATTTTGGTCATTGTCATCATGATTTTTGCGCCGCGCGGAATTGCTGGGATTTTCAGAGGCCGCCGCTCTCGTGCGGATGAAAAGGAAACGCCCGTCAGACCCTCCAAGTGGTCCATTGCTGATCATTCTTTAATTAGTGCTCCACTCAGGGATACTGTGCTTGAGGCAAGGGATCTTCGCATGCACTTTGGAGGGATAACTGCACTTGACGATATTTCGTTCGATGTCTTTCGTGGTGAAATTCTTTGCATAATTGGTCCAAACGGCGCCGGAAAGACAACCCTTCTTAATGTTATTGGCGGTGAGATCCGACCGGATTCGGGAACAGTCTTGTCTCGCGGGAGAGCCGGCGAGATTATTCGTCTCGTTAACCTACCAATACACTCCATTGCTCGGCACGGCATGACGAGGACTTTCCAAACTAGTCAGCTTTTCCCAGACTTAACTGTCGTCGAAAATATTATAGTCGGGTTCAATGCAAGATCCGCGAGCGGTCCATCGATTATTGATGCGTTTTTTCGTCCTTGGGAATCATCTAGGCGCGAGCGTTCTTATATGAGGTTTGCAATGCGCCTGGCGCGTTCGATGGGACTCTGGAAACACAGAAACACACCCGCCAACCAATTGCCTTTCGGTTTAAGACGGATTCTAGAAATCGCGCGGTCGTTATCCTCTGAGCCGTTTATACTGCTCCTTGATGAACCGTCAGCTGGGATGAACGAGATAGAACGAAAACACTTATCTGAAGTATTAAAGACTGCGAATGCATCCGGGCTAACTATAATGTTGGTTGCTCATGATTTGAAATTGGTCCAAGATTTAGCAGACCGGGTGATCGTTCTGAATCAGGGGAAAATGATTTTCAGTGGCCCATCTGATGAGTTTCGCAATGACGCAAAAGTCGTTGCTGCGTATCTCGGTAATTTGGAGATGTCACATGTTCGAAATTAG
- a CDS encoding ATP-binding protein, protein MKSEWEGIFEAYDEGHTAILLTGRSLYDFVDDAAKVRPLIELLRRELRKRYGMLLITYSMAAGLDWDQSRIEDQRDRKTVQSALQAHGLHAIPENQNETTRIIRGISSLSRTPTAGMKWASGADLRFAFLFEFSEHLTPGAMANGSQTDSQLVATELVHITAQSLALRSSSNLVIFHGREGLIDDLVAGALHPIRLLQPGKKEKQNFIGTLDALYKGACLEEGLTPEFVAHLTANTPNRSLESLYRASNRTSKTVSIQRLLEQRRRDVIELSEHTLSAMDNRRIESLELYGINVSVPQRILEAYARALAAGDPAMPSNVLLAGSPGTGKTDLAIFTASTAKVAAYQMHSPKSGIVGETERRARLQQTVLREWTPNIAFVDEITEAMPLERSDFDGDSGASRAVMATLLTALSDESRRGKSLLIATTNVPWRIGAAMRSRFTAIPVLHPLREDYAGIILAILRRMGQNADMDPAAPSLVEAASIFYDKGASPRHIRAALSNAMLLHGSLNEDSVLFAATDFCAPVDKLSAVYSDLWAIKICDSRSYLPWSANSSQYPYPSHLRNIVDPATGDINQEALNAQIKELKPYANV, encoded by the coding sequence ATGAAATCAGAATGGGAAGGAATCTTTGAGGCTTATGATGAAGGGCACACTGCCATCCTGCTTACAGGCCGGTCGCTTTATGATTTTGTCGATGACGCCGCCAAAGTGCGCCCGTTGATCGAGTTGCTGCGTCGTGAGCTGCGAAAACGGTACGGCATGCTCCTCATTACCTACTCCATGGCAGCTGGTCTGGATTGGGACCAAAGCAGAATTGAAGATCAGCGCGATCGAAAGACAGTCCAGAGTGCGTTACAGGCGCACGGTCTTCACGCCATTCCGGAAAATCAAAATGAAACCACCCGAATTATCCGTGGAATCTCTTCATTGTCCAGAACTCCGACAGCAGGAATGAAATGGGCAAGCGGGGCCGATTTGCGGTTCGCTTTTCTATTTGAATTTAGCGAACATCTTACTCCAGGCGCGATGGCAAACGGGAGCCAGACCGACTCGCAGCTTGTCGCGACGGAACTTGTTCATATCACGGCACAAAGTCTCGCACTTCGATCCAGTTCAAATCTTGTGATTTTTCATGGAAGGGAAGGTTTGATTGACGACCTTGTCGCCGGAGCACTTCATCCTATCCGGCTACTGCAACCGGGGAAGAAAGAGAAGCAAAATTTCATTGGCACGCTTGACGCTTTATACAAAGGAGCTTGCCTGGAAGAAGGTCTTACGCCGGAATTCGTTGCTCATCTCACAGCGAATACTCCAAACCGTAGCCTGGAATCGCTTTATCGCGCATCGAACAGAACTTCGAAAACGGTAAGCATTCAGAGATTGCTCGAACAAAGACGGCGGGACGTTATCGAACTTTCGGAGCACACGCTTTCTGCAATGGATAACCGCCGCATCGAAAGCCTTGAGCTGTACGGGATCAATGTCTCCGTTCCACAAAGGATTCTGGAAGCTTATGCCCGCGCGCTTGCTGCGGGCGATCCAGCTATGCCATCCAATGTTTTGCTTGCAGGTTCGCCGGGCACGGGCAAAACCGACCTGGCGATTTTTACTGCTTCGACGGCGAAAGTCGCAGCATATCAGATGCACAGTCCGAAAAGCGGAATTGTTGGAGAAACCGAAAGGCGGGCTCGATTGCAGCAGACCGTGCTTCGTGAATGGACTCCTAACATCGCCTTTGTCGATGAAATTACTGAAGCCATGCCGTTAGAGCGAAGCGATTTTGACGGCGATTCTGGAGCGAGCCGCGCCGTAATGGCAACCTTGCTTACGGCGCTTTCGGATGAGTCCCGGCGTGGCAAATCACTCTTAATCGCGACAACCAATGTTCCGTGGCGCATCGGCGCCGCAATGAGATCGCGGTTCACTGCCATTCCCGTCCTTCATCCGCTGCGCGAAGATTATGCGGGTATCATTCTCGCGATCCTTCGCAGAATGGGACAGAATGCCGATATGGATCCGGCCGCTCCATCTCTTGTGGAGGCTGCATCCATCTTTTATGACAAAGGTGCTTCGCCAAGGCATATCCGTGCTGCGCTCAGCAATGCAATGTTGCTTCACGGTTCATTAAATGAAGATTCCGTCCTGTTCGCTGCAACAGATTTCTGTGCTCCCGTCGACAAGTTGTCCGCGGTTTACTCCGACCTTTGGGCAATCAAAATTTGCGACTCTCGAAGTTACTTGCCGTGGAGCGCCAATTCATCGCAGTATCCGTATCCTTCACACTTGAGAAACATTGTTGATCCCGCTACTGGAGACATCAACCAGGAAGCCCTCAATGCTCAAATCAAGGAACTCAAACCCTATGCAAATGTGTAA
- a CDS encoding ABC transporter ATP-binding protein, protein MFEIRSLHAGYSGVEVLHGINLVVEKEETVCVLGANGAGKTTLLLAISGIVPIIRGEIEFEEIPLQGLPPAAIVKNGIAHVPEGRRVFEDLTVAENLALAMRRRVSSLTRVEKVEKVLDLFPILRERYNTWASLLSGGEQQMLAIARALVSEPKLLLLDEPFLGLSPKVSDEIAKVIHRISHEGTTVLLVEQNTDRAIELANRAYVMETGRIVLNGSPEAVLHDPRFIEAYLGSDLATNRSSVNEEPKVNT, encoded by the coding sequence ATGTTCGAAATTAGAAGTTTGCATGCGGGTTACTCGGGGGTCGAGGTGCTGCATGGAATTAACCTTGTTGTGGAGAAGGAAGAAACGGTGTGCGTTCTTGGTGCTAACGGTGCCGGCAAGACGACCTTGCTCTTGGCAATATCAGGCATTGTACCAATAATTCGCGGTGAAATAGAATTTGAAGAAATTCCACTCCAAGGCCTACCCCCTGCCGCTATTGTTAAGAATGGCATAGCTCATGTACCTGAGGGCCGCCGCGTTTTTGAAGATCTCACCGTGGCCGAGAATTTGGCACTGGCCATGCGCCGCAGGGTCTCGAGTTTAACTCGTGTCGAGAAAGTAGAAAAAGTGCTCGACCTGTTTCCTATTTTGCGTGAACGTTACAATACATGGGCTAGCCTCCTCAGCGGAGGCGAACAGCAAATGCTTGCCATCGCCCGTGCTTTGGTCAGCGAACCTAAGTTGCTTTTGCTTGACGAACCGTTTCTGGGATTATCCCCAAAGGTTTCCGACGAAATTGCAAAAGTAATCCACCGAATCTCACATGAAGGTACTACGGTTCTCCTTGTTGAACAAAATACCGATCGAGCCATTGAACTTGCTAATCGCGCCTATGTCATGGAGACTGGGCGGATTGTTCTCAACGGCTCACCAGAAGCAGTTTTGCATGATCCGCGCTTTATTGAAGCGTATCTCGGATCTGATTTGGCCACAAATAGATCTTCTGTGAATGAAGAGCCGAAAGTGAACACATAG
- a CDS encoding DUF1566 domain-containing protein, which translates to MNTRFLNNGDGTVTDSLTNLMWAARDNVTDIDWHEAKEFCDQYHVGGFSDWRLPTLPELRSLYDERVSHHVTAAIDVSQLLLWSSEFDESSENAKVYNLGDGSDLESFSYMPAGTRALPVRTEVPPSSQRFVNKREWNRD; encoded by the coding sequence ATGAACACGCGTTTCTTGAACAATGGCGATGGAACGGTAACGGATAGTCTAACTAATCTGATGTGGGCAGCGCGGGATAATGTCACAGATATTGACTGGCATGAGGCAAAGGAATTTTGTGACCAATACCACGTAGGTGGCTTCAGTGACTGGCGACTTCCGACACTGCCCGAATTACGCAGTTTGTACGACGAACGTGTCTCGCACCATGTTACAGCTGCAATCGATGTCAGCCAACTGTTGCTATGGTCCTCCGAGTTCGACGAGTCCTCGGAAAATGCCAAAGTCTACAATCTCGGCGATGGTAGTGACCTCGAAAGCTTTTCCTACATGCCTGCTGGTACCAGGGCCTTACCCGTCCGTACCGAAGTGCCGCCGTCTAGTCAGCGATTTGTCAACAAAAGGGAATGGAATCGTGATTGA